In Myxocyprinus asiaticus isolate MX2 ecotype Aquarium Trade chromosome 16, UBuf_Myxa_2, whole genome shotgun sequence, the genomic stretch GTTAATTCTTTGGTAAGTAGCCATTTAATAACTGGGAAAATATACAGTCAGCATTTGTTCCTTATTTTGGGATAATAACCagccagctgactgtacattataccaTACTTATTTTATTACTAGTTATATAGTTATACTTTCCTATACCTTTTTTATTATCTTTCATTTGAGTAGACATaatttaaagataaaaatgcatCTATTTCTCATGGCAGGGTTTCTTGAAGGACCTGTTTCTACAGCACAAAAGGAATATTCCCTCCGGCAAGCTGGATGAATACACAGATACCATGGTAACATTCTTCTAGTTAATTTCTATGTAAGCCATTTGTTGATTGGTTGTGAGTTTACATCCATCATTAGGGACCTTTCTGTCCATCATGTTTCATGCTAGAAACCTGGTTTCCACAACTATGTATCATTACACTTGCATTCTAAACAGGTAATTATGAGCAATGTCAGAGGGTCACTGTAGAGATGTCATACTGCATGGTTCTCAGCAAGGGGCACTTTTTCCTAAGTGTTGTTTATTGAATGACATTTATGCATATTGATCACAGTCCATTAACATTTCAAACACATAGCTTGACGCATTCACTATGCCTTTAATTGTTACTGCAGTAATACAAATAGAGTACATGGTCAGTACATTGTCAGTGTCTCATAACAATACATTTCAGTATATATGCCGAAAGGCCAACCATTTacaggtattattattattatgcaaaaaTGTACCAGATCCTTTGCTTTTATGTTGGTCTTACAACCATGCATGGCCATTCATGTAGCTCTCTTTCACATCCTCTTAGTTTTCTAAGCTCTGTGCCATATACTTTAGTGATTGATATGTCTGTTTTTTGCTGAGCCATGCCAGACAGTCATGAGATTGTGTGGTTGCAGACTGCAGCTGACCACTTCCAACATTACCCTTCTTGTGTACTGTTCTCAGCAGCCCACATCCTTTACATTATGTGCAGCAAATGAAACTGTGAATGTTTTAAGAATGAATGTTGCTGTACAGTTAAAAATCATAGCTTCTTGACTTTCCAATAAAGACATTCAACATTTCAAGTATTTTATCACTCCTTAAAGATGCTTGATTAATTTATTTAGCAAACAAAGGTGTCTCGTAATGATTAAATAAGTGCATGCAAATTGTAAGAGTTGTTGTGTTTATTCAACATGATCTAATTAGTATTTTGCTATATTCATACGTTAAGTGTAGAACCTTAAatgtaaagttcacccaaaaatgaaaattcagtaattgttgactcacccctgtgttgttataaccctatatgactttctttctttttcttaacacaaagagagaaattgttaagaaatgttgtgttcagtgatgtcatacaatggcagtttatgatgaccacctcttcaagcttcaaaaggacacaaaattcAGAAGtcaataaattattccatgagactcatgattgttaagAAGGTACAccataaggtttggtgagaaaacaaaaaaaataaaatgtattattcagtaAAAATATTCACTAACCGTTATTCTCCTGTGCATGTTCATGAGTCTGCACGTGAGCTTTATAGCTctttgcacgagagcaacagtagcTACGCAGGACGCaagagatggggcgttcaagcaaaaactcattctgtttcgcttcaacaggaccaccagcgatattaacacaagaaaacacaacacagctgcacacaaaccagagaacagaacttacaaacatgtctaAAGAGTTTGTAGTGGGAAAACAGATGCATTTcaatgcccagccttatttgtttgaaccggagtcctccatcaaacagagagatgcGGCTCCATGCAGTACACTGCAGTACACATTTCATTGTCTAtccaaatgttataaatgtacacatgAATAACAATGAgatcattttgtttattttgttaagGTGTATGTTGGTTTCTGTTGATTTTCAACATTTAATGCTAGGCAAATATAAGAATTAAACATATATCTAATCCTGTGTTTGTTGTCTGTTTATTTGTGTATTCCAGAtgaacatttttgacaaaaataaagaTGGAAGATTGGATCTTAATGACCTTGCTAGGTGATGTGTGTTTAGTGATACCACTTTTGTTCTGTGCGTGTGGAGCTGTTTAGCCActgagtgtgagtatgtgtgtgtgtatgtgtgtgtgtgtgtgtgtgtgtgtgtatgtgtcttctttttttgagtgttttttatttatttattttttcttttattttttaaggcaGTAGGATGAAACAGTGGCACTGGAAAAGCCAGCTAAGATTTACCACAAAAAAGTGGATGGGTGCTGTACTGCTTAGCTGAGTGACATCACGATTTTAGTTCTTTGAAAGGCAGAGAACTGTGAACCTGAGCAATTAAAGACTTTTATTCTGAATCCTTCAGTAAACTGTCAGGTTCTGTGAAGAATAAGTCAGCCAACTGTATCTGACTAAGTAGTTGGTTTTGTTGGCATATTCATTGATTTGTTGTGTGTATCCTCCCACAGAATCCTGGCTCTAGAAGAGAACTTCCTGTTGCAGTTCAAAATGGATGTTAGTACTTTATCTCTGTTATTCCTTTAACTTTATTTTCCTGTTTGTGACTCCCAAATGTAATAATCTGTTAGTCTACACAATGCATGATGCCATCTCTCTTTCCTGTCCCCCCTCAGGCCAGTAGTAAAGTGGAGAGAATGAGAGACTTTGAGAAGATCTTTGCTCACTATGATGTAGTAAGAACTCTTCTTTTACCttagtacactgtaaaaacaaaatgataacatGCAATTGTTAGGAGCTATTTCttcctgatctaacccttaattttttggttttggtttttgttttggtttaatctaatgtatttaggttgattcattggttttaaataatatttttgactttaatcaaaccagttcatttagatgttaccacacgtAGCacatttttaagttcttttttttttttttttcattgtactgTTTGGTACATTTGTTAACACAAGCACAAACATGTCCTGCAACACTGCTACAAGTACAACCTCTGTCAGTAACAAAGAAAAGGGAAATAGGAAAAGGATGAATTACAAACAGTTTTATAAAAGGTATAGTTGttatctgttataatttactcaccttcatttagTTTCAAACTCATTTGATTTGCTTTCTTCCATTGTAcacgaaaggagatgttttacagaatgtccaggctgctattttccatacagTGAGGGCTAAAAGGAACTGATGATGTCGatttccaaaaatgacaaaaaaagcaccataaataccataaatgtagtccatacaactctatATTGGCCAATattgtaagtcttttgaactCATACGAAGATGTTGCGCCATTGACGTTAATGATATCATTGGTTCTTACATgtcccatgaaagaaagaaaatcatatgagtttggaCCAAGGTGAAGTTGGGCAGATTATGAAGAGAGaatacagaaatttcattttttatgaactattcctttaataaaactctttgtagggggcctgggtagctcagcgagtaaagatgctgactaccacccctggagtcacaagttcgaatccagggcgtgctgagtgactccaagcaggtctcctaagctaccaaattggcccggttgctagggagggtagagtcatatggggtaacctccttgtggttgctgtAATGTGATTTGCTCTCGTTGGGgcttgtggtgagttgtgcatggatgccgcagagaaaagcgtgaagccttcacacgcgctatgtctccgtggtaacgcgctcaagaagccatgtgataaaatgcatggattgacggtctcagacgtggaggcaactgagattcgtcctctgccacctggattgaggccaccacgccaccatgaggacttaaagagcattgggaattgggcattccaaattggggagaaaaaggggagaaaatcgaggaaaaaaaaagaaaaaaatgtattttttaattctcTGTAATTCATCTTTGATCCTTGTTTTAACTTATTCATTACAAGTATATCAAACCATTTGTATATATAATCATAAACCCCAGAGTCCAGATATCAGAACATTTTCAGTCTAGAGTTGTTTTTTTCAACTTTAGATCGATAAACTAACCTAAAATAGACAAGAGGAAAAACCATGTAAacgctttgaaacctgcagacttcgACCTTTGAGATATAAGTATGGTATCAATTAAGGccgcatgattgattgaattaagattgaaatctcaATATGGCCTTGCTCGGTTACTAAAGTGCAAAAGGCTGGCTTTTAGTCTGCATTCGCCGCTTCAGTAAGAGTGAGTGAGCGGCGCTCTCTAGCGAGTGTGTGCGGCACATGCTGAGCAGCAGCAAATATCAgatgatacatttttttcatattacaattcaattgtaaagtttgtcaaaataatagtttcccaaatgttggctatagatctATTAAGCTTGAAACACGTCAGGTCACCTCACCTCACAGACTAATGAGCTGTGATCCTATTGGCAGTACATCAGCTGTATTTCATGATTCATTCATAGAGTGATTGGCTCTTATTCTAGAGTAAGACTGGAGCTCTTGAAGGACCAGAGGTAGACGGGTTTGTCAAAGACATGATGGAGCTCGTCAAAGTAAGTGAATGAATTAAGCATAAGTAAGAAtgtaacagtacagtacagtattatCTTCAACTGCAAATGCACTCGCATTAAGAGCTCATTAATTTTAGAGCAGAACTGAATTTTCTTGTTCAATCCTGTTTCTAGAAAAGCATATTAGTGCCTGTTTCTGGCACtctatttctttttcttcatGTTTCTCCATATTTCCCTCTTTATTTCCATTTTCTTCTGTCTTTCAGCCCAGTATCAGTGGAGTGGAACTGGATAAGCTCCGTGAAGTGTTGCTGCGTCACTGTGATGTTAATAAAGATGGAAAGATCCAAAAGAGCGAGCTGGCCTTGTGTTTGGGGGTGAAGCTGAAACCATAATCCTCACACTGTACACTGGAGTTTTTACACCACTTTTACTTCTGAAAACTATACTTACTATATTCATGTAAGGTGTAAGCATGTGTCTATGTATTACATATGACAATACTGTACTTGTGTGTTGTTTATTTGGACAACAGTTTgcattatattgtttattgtttttaaattaatttaatgtaatataataactCTGATTACTAATAACTGATAACTTTAAAACTGTCCACTTCATCAACAATGAATATTCATCAATATTAATCATGTATGATATAGGTGACTGCAAGAGACATGTTATATGTACTGTAACAATTAAAAAGCAGATTAAGGTTGACCTGGTTTTCTGTTTTGAATttaccttaaagtcaacatgtaaTAATATTCATAACCCACAAGAAAAAACATATTAATTTTATTCATCAGggattgattggattgtgaaaagtgattTGTATATGaaaggtggttggaggggaggacTTAAAAAATTAGAGGGTTTGGTTACATCAGCCAAACAGGTAAGTTGTTTCAGAGCCagagtaatttattacattttgatttcatgttgacttttacatTATGTAGAAGGAACAATTCTTAAAACTCTTATGTTGAAAGGTTAAGATTTCTTCAACTGACTTTAACGTTTTAACTGAGAGCAACTTTAATGACATCATACTTTGTTATTCCAATTAGTGAAACTAAAGAGTGGTCATAGACAAACAGAATTTTCTGAAACATGTAATAAAGCATGCAGACCTCACTTAAAGCTCACACCAGCTGTCAGTTTTTCAAAGCCATGCCTGGTGTGTAGCATGATACTGTTTATAGTGTACCCTTGTGACAGCATTAATTCTATTCATCGCTTCTGTTCACTGTTACAGCCATGCCTTTGGCAAACAGATGCTGTAgtgctgttttgttgtttttgcacaattttaagaaaaatacaaaaatatgtcAATTTTATTGCACTTTTCATGCATCTTTTATCTTTGTTAGATAAATGTAGCTTTTAGAATAGACAATTAACTTGATCTAATTCTAAAAATTATTAACCTAATGTCATTAGGTTGATCAAGTCATGCTGAATAATAAAGCTGGTTGGATtgaaataaaaccagttaattttggccacattcacactaatatgttttcatttgaaaatgcattaatttcactaCTTTTACGCCTCGCCtccacactagaatggtgttTTCTTCCACCAAAAACAGTGTTTTGAAACATCACACATCACtgactgtgtttacatctggaagacgtattttttatattgtttgctcatctgcaatatgtttaTAAGATGTTTTTCTTGTGGATATAAACAATTGTTTTGGTGGTTTAAGATTTAGATTGTTTTTAAATctctctttttaagatttttattagatgttaattagaatgcgatCCCAGATAGCACGTGTATGTCTCTGATATATCTGTTTAAGGGCATTTCATCTGCATCATATTCTTATTACCATCTgctaaacatcagatttacaaaaattctaaatcataaacatctcaaagacatctgctgaatgtcttgaAATCCAAGATGAAACGTCTTAAGCCATTTTTACACTGCAAacgtggcacagaagctgcatatGAAGTGGCATTTCCCTAATAGCACACgtacgtacatcacccagacatccatttaatgtgtgtgtttacacctggaagacatttttaacattgtttgctcatctgcaataagtCTGTAACAGGACTGGTTGTTGTAGGAATGAGGAAGCAGGGTTCAGGTAACATCACAATCTTTGTTTACTCAAACTAACACTCAATAGCTTGGCTGAAACACTCTAATGCATGGTACAGCTGGATAAATCTTTCTCCTCCCTGGGCTCTGGCGTGGGCTCCTCTTACCATTCTTCCCAGattactgtaacaagaaacagctgttagctCTAATtgtcacccagggatgaatccttaccaCTTCCCCTTTCCCTTGACAGACACTAAACCAGGCCTTCACCACACACCCCCACCGCCCGATttaggccagggagccatccggcctgcccaACACTCCTCCCCACTCCTCCCTTTCTGGGAGAGGAAatccgcgacagccatctgcgcccccggcctgtggaccacctcgaacttaaaaggctgtaacgccagataccaacgggtgatccgcgtgttagtatccttcatgtggtagACCCACTGGAGAGGGGTGGGATCTggacagagggtgaaggcccgctcCAACAGGTAATAATGGAGAGTGAGGACGGCCCACTTTTAATGGCCAAGCAttccttctccacggtgctgtatttattttctctcaaagagagcttccgataaatgtacagcactggccattcctccctctccaccacctgtgagagcaccgcccccaaccccctgtctgaagcgtccatctgttaaatgaaagggagagagaagtcaggtgtatGTAAAAGAGACCCACCACAAAgtacagctttcacctgcataaacgcctgttga encodes the following:
- the LOC127454421 gene encoding secretagogin-like — its product is MDSAFANLDAAGFLQIWQHFDADDNGYIEGKELDDFFRNMLTKLGPEDKITEERVQQTKKRFMSAYDITADGRLQIQELANMILPEDENFLLIFRREAPLDNSVEFMKIWRKYDADSSGYISAVEVKGFLKDLFLQHKRNIPSGKLDEYTDTMMNIFDKNKDGRLDLNDLARILALEENFLLQFKMDASSKVERMRDFEKIFAHYDVSKTGALEGPEVDGFVKDMMELVKPSISGVELDKLREVLLRHCDVNKDGKIQKSELALCLGVKLKP